AAAGCAATTTTACGCGAAAGGAGGAAATTTGGAAAGCGAGCGATTGAGTATCACGATCCGGGAGTTGCCGGATGAAAACTATGAAGAAGTGGTGATTCCCGTGGTGTTTCACCTGCTTGTGCCACCGGCCACGGCGGCCCCGTCTTACGATGTCAGCGTGGAGTTGCTGGAACGGCAGTTGCAACGGGTGTCGGATGCTTTCAACCGGAAAATTACGACAGATCCTAATGCGGGAAATGCGAAGGTCGTGTTTAAACTGGCCACGTATGACCAGACCGGACTGAAAATGCAGGAACCCGGAAAGAACGTGGAGAATATAACTGCGGCAGATTTCACGGCTATGGGAACGTCTTCCACGAAGACGACCCAGTATTTGGCGTATATTTTGGCGAATTCAAAGCGTATTATCTGGGATCCGAATAAATACATGAATATCTGGATTGCAAAGTTCACGATGTCGACTTCCAACACGGGAACCACGACGTCTTACCGAATGCTGGCACCCACGGTGATGCACTCCGATTATGAACTGACATCCATCCCGGGGATAACGATGAAGCATAAGGATGCTTTTAATCTTAGTGATGTTACAAATTGTTTGGAAGTCGGGTTTATGTTGAACTTGAACGCTCTGTTGTCCCCGACGACGGTGCAGGGGAAAAACGAGTTTAGCTTGGCAACCCCGATCGCAGAGTATTTGGGTGTTCTCCAGACGAGGTGCGACAAGTATAGCTATTTGAACGCGGATGGCGATAGTGATTATTGCCCGGACACGTATAGTTTTGACTACGGTTATTATCCAACCGTGTTCAAGGGAAACAATTTGGATGGTCAGCCGGAGAATGATCCGACCCGTCCGATGGAATATTTCACGTCTTTCAACGTGCTGGATATGTATAGTTACAAGAATTCCCTTTCTATCGATCAGGTGAAAAGGGTAAGAATGGTTTTGAAACAATGTCCTTCCCGGTGGGCTTATAAATCAAATTGGGCTTTCACGGGAGAAAATTGATTTTCGTGTAGTGTGGTAAATTAAAACCTTTGGCAGGACATTAGGGTGTCCTGTCGAAGGTTCTGTTTTTGGGGGAATGTTGACGTGTCGAGGAATGAAAAATTTATACGGAAGTTATCGAGTTGATATTCAATAATAAGTTGGAAATAATACATATAAACTACATCGGCTTGTGACAGATTATTCTTGTATGGAGTATGAGATTAAATGCTCCTTTTGAAAGAATCATTAAACGAACGTTTAATAATATTCCAAAATTATCCAATTTTACGATATGTCCCAAGAATCCGGATACTTTTTTCTATTAACAATCAAGGATTTCACTAATGAGGCTAAAAAGGAAATCGGTCTTTCCGAAATATTATTAAACGTTCGAATATTTATCTTTAAAGCTTGGATCGTGTCGGAAAAATCGGACATTGAAATTGTACGTGATATAAAGAACGGGAGTGTCTCTGCCTTTCAAGAGTTGTATTCCCGGTATGCTGATATTGTGTATCGGAATATCCTTGCACGTGTGAACAGTTCCTTTGATGCGGATGATATTTTCCAAGACTTTTTTATCCAAGTGTGGGAAAAAAGAGATGCTTTTCAGGTCTCGTCTTCCGTGAAAGGGTATCTCTTGATTTGGTTGAGAAATCATATATTGAATTCAATAAAACAAGAACAGATTCGTGATAAATACCAGGATATATGCGCCCCGAATGAAGAGGACAATTACACGTGGGTGAAGATCGTGGCCAAGGATTTGGATGAAAATATCCGGCGAATCGTGGATGGGTTTCCACCTCGTTTGCAATGCGTGTACATGCTCCGGCAGGAACAAAATTTATCGATAAAAGAAATTGCCGAGAAGTTGGCCGTATCCGAACAAACCGTTAAGAATCAACTAGGTGATATTACACGTAGGCTCCGATACGAGGTGAGTCGTAAAAATTTTTTATTTTTCATATAGTACCTTTTGTTCCCCGGAATTGTCTTTAAGGTAAATACGGCGAATATGGGGATAAATGAAATATACGATCTTTTAAAGAAGTACCGGGAGCATCGATGTACCCCGGAAGAGGAAGAGCGGATTGCCCGGTGGTACGAGCAATTTGATGACGACGTCGAGAATTTACCGGAAGTTCCTGAAGGTAAACTAGAACAATTATGGTTTTCAATCAAACGCAAGATACATGTGCCTTGGAATCGGCGAGTGGTTGTGTTCTATCGTTATGCCGTGGCTATTATTATTTTAGCGATGGTGGGAAGTAGCGTGATTTATTTCCGAGGATCGGGTGAACCGGAACGGCAGGAGCTGACTCGGCAGGATATTCTACCAGCACAAGGTGTTGCAGTTTTGCAATTGAGTGATGGGCGGGAAGTGCCTTTAAATAGTACGGCCATTATTCAGGAACAAGAAGGCGTGGTCATAAAAAATGATTCTTCCCGGGTGCTGGATTACACGTTGGCTACGACTAAATCGGAACCTTTATATAACACGATTACAGTCCCGGCCGGGGGAGAGTTTCGAGTACTCTTGTCTGACGGGTCAAGTGTGCGCTTGAATTCCTGTTCAGCCTTGACTTACCCGGTGCCTTTCACCGGGGACGTGCGAGAGGTGAAGTTAACGGGCGAGGCTTATTTTGACGTGACGAAATCGGATAAACCTTTCATCGTGAAAATGGCAGATATTGACGTGCGTGTATTGGGAACTTCTTTTAATCTTTCCGGTTACACGACGGATCAAGATGTTTCGGTGACGTTGGTTAGCGGGAAAGTCACCGTGCGTAATCACCAGTTACAACAGGATTTCGATATTACCCCGGGGATGCGCTTCGAGTATAATCGAGAGAATTATCAAGTGAAGATGGCTGAGGTAGACCCGGAACTTTATGTCTCCTGGATGAAGGGAAAGTTCCGGTTTGAGGATATGCGTTTGGAGGACATCATGGTCACGTTGAATCGTTGGTATGATTGTACGGTGTCTTATTCTGACGACGCTTTGCGGGATTTACGTTTCACCGGGGCTGCAGAGAAGGATCGTCCTGCCAGTTATCTACTGGAACTGATCGAGATGATTACGGAAGTGAAATTTCAAGTCAACGGAAAGAATATATTAATTACCCGAAAATAAAATACAGGGAAATCTCACCTTCCCTGTATCTATGGATAACAACATTCACGAAAAAGTTTACCAGACGATGTTCGTGAGTGAGTCATTAACTTTAATTACAAATGTATGAAAAAAAATGGATCGGTAAAATTTTTAAGGTACATGCGAAATCTATTTTTTCTATTATTGATTTCAGCCTCCAGCGTTTGGGCGAAAGATGTTTATTCCCAAGGTGCGCAGGAGATGTTCAGCGTGAAGAGCGGGACTATTGAGTCGATCTTCAAGCAAATTAAGAAACAGAGTAACTATGAGTTTTTTTACAACACGGCAATTTTGGATGTGAAACAGAACGTGATGCTGACTTCTACTAGCGGGACTTTGGATGAGATTCTGGCACAGGTGTTGGGCAAAAAGTACGAGTATCAGGTCAAAGATAACTATGTTCTTATTTCAGAAAGAAAGGTGAACGCACCGGATGAGGTGAAGAAAGTTACGATTAAGGGCGTGGTGAAGGATAAAAAGGGAGAATTGTTACCGGGTGTTTCCGTTTTACTGAAAGGGACCACGATAGGTGTTGCTACTGATGTGAAAGGTGAGTTTACGTTAGTCATCCCGGAACAGGAGAAGATCGTGCTGATGTTTACTTTTATTGGAATGAAAACAAAAACAATAGAGTATAAAAAGCAAGAGAAACCAATCGTTGTAATACTTGAAGATGATGTTACCGAGATGGATGAAGTTGTGGTAACTGGTTACCAAGAAATTAAGAAAACAAGAATGACAGGTTCCGTTGAGGTCGTGACTTCTAAAGATATAGCCAATAAGGGGTATACAAGTATAGAAGATGTGTTAAAAGGTCAGATGGCGGGAGTTGCTGTTATGAATTTGTCCGGGCGACCAGGGGCTCAAGCTACAATCCGGATTCGAGGTATAAATTCGTTGACAGGAGATACGGATCCTATTTGGATCATCGATGGAATGCCTCTTTCGGGAGATGTTCCGGAAATTAGTATGGGAGGTACGGAATTTCAGGAGACAGTATTAACTAGTGGAATTGGTAATATCCCTCCTGATGATATTGAAAGTATTACTGTGCTAAAAGATGCCGCAGCAACAGCGATTTATGGATCACGGGCTGCTAATGGAGTTATTGTTGTTACCACAAAGAGAGGATCTGTCGGGCGTTCGTATATAAATATTCAAGCATCCTATGGCTTGAGTGAAGCTCCTAGTAATCGTTTAACAATGATGAATACGAAGGAAAAAATTGCTTTTGAACGTGGTATTTATGAGGATTTCCCAGGGTTGGATATCGGGGGACGGGTATTCCAATTATTGAAGGATGTTGATAATGGAAAAATATCTAAAGTAGAAGCTGATGCCGAGATAGATCGTTTAAGCAAGATCAATACGAATTGGTTTGATGAAATTTTCCGAGTGGCTCAGACTCAAAATTATAGTATCTCTCTTTCCGGAGGAGATGAAAGAACACAATATTATGGTAGTCTTTCTTACCTTTCTCAAGAAGGAGTTATGCCGAATAATAAATATGAAAGCATGGGAGCTTCGATAAAATTAACCCATGATTTTAATAAATTCTTGCGAGTTCATTTTGATGTGCGTAGTACATTAAGGAATGATCGTAGTTCTGCTTCTCCGGTAAATCCGCTGGATTATGCTACTTATGCAAATCCATACGAACGTTTGTATGATGAAAATGGAAATTATGCTTATGACCGTAGTTCTTATTCAACCAAAAGTTCAATCAAAGATGGTTACATGTATGATTTTAATATTTTAGAGGATTTAAATAATAACACGACGAAATCAAGATATTTGAGTAACCAAGTAAGTTTGAAGTTGGAATTCAAAATCATAGAAGGTTTGATGCTTTCTTCCATGGGAACGTTTGCGAATTCAAATAATCATTCTATGCAAGAATTGGTACCGGGGTCATTTGCTTCTAAATATAATTCATGGTTAGGAGGAATTTATTCGGAGGAAGAAATTCCGGATGCAATGAATAATGGAATGATGAAAGAATCAACGTCTCGCTCTCAACAATGGACGATTCGTAACCAGTTGGAATTTGCCCGTGGATTCTCAGACGGAGATCATTATATTAATGCTTATTTGGGGCAGGAAGTTTCTTCAACAAAAGGATACGGTTTTTCAAGCATGATTCCTGAATGG
The window above is part of the Butyricimonas paravirosa genome. Proteins encoded here:
- a CDS encoding FecR family protein, which encodes MGINEIYDLLKKYREHRCTPEEEERIARWYEQFDDDVENLPEVPEGKLEQLWFSIKRKIHVPWNRRVVVFYRYAVAIIILAMVGSSVIYFRGSGEPERQELTRQDILPAQGVAVLQLSDGREVPLNSTAIIQEQEGVVIKNDSSRVLDYTLATTKSEPLYNTITVPAGGEFRVLLSDGSSVRLNSCSALTYPVPFTGDVREVKLTGEAYFDVTKSDKPFIVKMADIDVRVLGTSFNLSGYTTDQDVSVTLVSGKVTVRNHQLQQDFDITPGMRFEYNRENYQVKMAEVDPELYVSWMKGKFRFEDMRLEDIMVTLNRWYDCTVSYSDDALRDLRFTGAAEKDRPASYLLELIEMITEVKFQVNGKNILITRK
- a CDS encoding RNA polymerase sigma factor, yielding MSQESGYFFLLTIKDFTNEAKKEIGLSEILLNVRIFIFKAWIVSEKSDIEIVRDIKNGSVSAFQELYSRYADIVYRNILARVNSSFDADDIFQDFFIQVWEKRDAFQVSSSVKGYLLIWLRNHILNSIKQEQIRDKYQDICAPNEEDNYTWVKIVAKDLDENIRRIVDGFPPRLQCVYMLRQEQNLSIKEIAEKLAVSEQTVKNQLGDITRRLRYEVSRKNFLFFI
- a CDS encoding SusC/RagA family TonB-linked outer membrane protein yields the protein MRNLFFLLLISASSVWAKDVYSQGAQEMFSVKSGTIESIFKQIKKQSNYEFFYNTAILDVKQNVMLTSTSGTLDEILAQVLGKKYEYQVKDNYVLISERKVNAPDEVKKVTIKGVVKDKKGELLPGVSVLLKGTTIGVATDVKGEFTLVIPEQEKIVLMFTFIGMKTKTIEYKKQEKPIVVILEDDVTEMDEVVVTGYQEIKKTRMTGSVEVVTSKDIANKGYTSIEDVLKGQMAGVAVMNLSGRPGAQATIRIRGINSLTGDTDPIWIIDGMPLSGDVPEISMGGTEFQETVLTSGIGNIPPDDIESITVLKDAAATAIYGSRAANGVIVVTTKRGSVGRSYINIQASYGLSEAPSNRLTMMNTKEKIAFERGIYEDFPGLDIGGRVFQLLKDVDNGKISKVEADAEIDRLSKINTNWFDEIFRVAQTQNYSISLSGGDERTQYYGSLSYLSQEGVMPNNKYESMGASIKLTHDFNKFLRVHFDVRSTLRNDRSSASPVNPLDYATYANPYERLYDENGNYAYDRSSYSTKSSIKDGYMYDFNILEDLNNNTTKSRYLSNQVSLKLEFKIIEGLMLSSMGTFANSNNHSMQELVPGSFASKYNSWLGGIYSEEEIPDAMNNGMMKESTSRSQQWTIRNQLEFARGFSDGDHYINAYLGQEVSSTKGYGFSSMIPEWSDIYGVASYPDLTGMTIKSAFKSSLSSLGGHSESQDRSVSLFVTGSYSYKDRYVVQGSARLDGVDIIGTKNRFSPLWNVSGKWNLHNEPFMTRFGFINQLAIRASYGFVGSIDRNALPFSVLRKVSNYSYNGEKIMDRYDPSNPSIKWQRQENRNIGFDASLFNNRINLVVNYYNNDTRNLLDDKKIAASTGRISVTANVASVNNKGWEISLRTLNIRTDDFSWVTSVNFTKNKDKVTETYYQDLSEISASTNSTFESLYSLYIQGQPVRAFYGYKFAGVDPYTGNTLAYVDGFDDDGNRLGTLNAEGKYVYNMDNDLTTQLANASRGYLGRSDPPITGGFTTQFNYKRFSLFAQFTYMTGHLARSFQYYSGGTAYASAKNVLKIEANRWRKPGDITEIPKYGTSRTEYLYQLFDFRFEKGDYLKCNNISLGYNLEQSICDKLHITRARLNFNMANVFTLTKFRGIDPETKGAFTYPSARSYTFSLSIGI